A genomic window from Candidatus Thiocaldithrix dubininis includes:
- a CDS encoding DUF2061 domain-containing protein, with translation MLVDRYLDSDKKAEQAMHAAQDKPIRSLAKAVSWRVTGTIDTIILSWLFTGNIGTALSIGFTEVATKMVLYYVHERVWNRISLGRATPNPQPQAAPVFQTNTV, from the coding sequence ATGCTAGTAGATCGTTATTTAGATTCGGATAAAAAAGCCGAACAAGCGATGCATGCCGCACAGGACAAACCGATTCGTAGTTTAGCGAAAGCAGTTTCATGGCGGGTAACGGGTACGATTGACACGATTATTTTGTCGTGGCTATTTACAGGCAATATTGGGACGGCGTTATCCATTGGCTTTACTGAAGTAGCGACGAAAATGGTGTTGTACTATGTGCATGAGCGCGTTTGGAATCGTATTTCCTTGGGACGTGCCACGCCAAACCCGCAACCACAAGCAGCACCAGTGTTTCAAACCAATACCGTATAA
- a CDS encoding SGNH hydrolase domain-containing protein, with amino-acid sequence MKLIALGLLLLFSSVSGVSYADAQQASAAYMRHYFVSFLKKPFDEQDSRRKLLVIGDSHAQDFLNALHEVNALDKVQISTRYVPTRCQLSLSDTQAEHYLPADRKLCESSDHLSLMQDAIAQADIVVLASSWQLWSAQQLPQTLKQLALKPTQQLIVVGRKSFGTVKPADYADHNAEELRQLRNPVDNNQVEINETLQRLLPAQQFIDMQATICDASNTCPLFTPDLQLISFDGGHLTQAGAKFVGEQLLKNPLVQALRVE; translated from the coding sequence TTGAAACTTATTGCACTTGGCTTATTGCTCTTATTTTCCAGTGTTAGCGGGGTGAGTTATGCCGATGCTCAACAAGCTAGCGCGGCTTATATGCGTCATTATTTTGTGTCTTTTCTAAAAAAACCGTTTGATGAACAAGACTCACGTCGCAAATTATTAGTGATTGGTGATAGTCATGCACAGGATTTTTTAAATGCGTTACATGAAGTCAATGCTTTGGATAAAGTTCAAATCAGTACGCGCTATGTGCCGACCCGTTGCCAATTATCCTTAAGTGACACGCAAGCCGAACACTACTTACCCGCAGATCGCAAACTCTGCGAAAGCTCCGACCATTTAAGTTTAATGCAGGATGCGATTGCACAAGCAGATATTGTGGTGTTAGCCAGCAGTTGGCAATTATGGTCAGCGCAGCAACTGCCCCAAACCTTAAAGCAATTAGCGTTAAAGCCGACTCAACAATTAATAGTGGTGGGGCGTAAAAGCTTTGGCACGGTAAAGCCTGCGGATTATGCCGATCACAATGCAGAGGAATTAAGGCAATTACGCAATCCCGTGGATAATAATCAGGTGGAAATTAATGAAACCTTGCAGCGCTTGCTGCCTGCACAGCAATTTATTGATATGCAAGCAACGATTTGTGATGCAAGCAATACCTGCCCTTTATTTACACCTGATTTGCAATTAATCAGCTTTGATGGCGGGCATTTAACGCAAGCGGGAGCAAAGTTTGTAGGCGAACAATTACTAAAAAACCCATTAGTACAAGCGCTACGAGTCGAGTAA
- a CDS encoding SPFH domain-containing protein, producing the protein MEYSLYFIIASLLLGWLVISRFFQTVPEGSVGLITVFGRFHRLLQPGLSFLLPWESVRNLSVQARAVDLAFQAITLDQANVYFNCTLLYSVADSQPSTVQRAAFSFASVAELQLSIERLLEDETRTYTANKRQAEMIGMSQNVVMLIKQNVDARLAEWGYKIIDLRYHNLRFDEAVMKSMARVVAAVNEREAAEHEGQALLIRKTKDAEANGAFIHINAEAERVAWKLRGQGMAEFRREVAKGVHDAVDELQQSGLDPNYLLFFMYTESLKHIAEHSKAGHTIFLNNHPSMPQDILAQMSTFYKPAELLTPTSATVTAQADNLVTEPS; encoded by the coding sequence ATGGAATACTCACTCTATTTTATCATCGCCTCATTGCTGTTGGGTTGGCTGGTGATTTCGCGCTTTTTTCAAACCGTTCCCGAAGGTTCAGTGGGTCTTATTACCGTATTTGGGCGGTTTCATCGCTTACTACAGCCCGGTTTAAGCTTTTTATTGCCGTGGGAAAGTGTACGTAATTTAAGCGTACAAGCCCGGGCGGTGGATTTAGCTTTTCAAGCTATTACCTTAGATCAAGCCAATGTCTATTTTAATTGCACCTTATTGTATAGCGTGGCGGATAGCCAACCCAGCACTGTACAACGCGCCGCCTTTTCCTTCGCCAGTGTTGCCGAATTGCAATTATCCATTGAGCGCTTATTGGAGGATGAAACCCGTACTTATACCGCCAATAAACGCCAAGCCGAAATGATTGGGATGTCACAAAATGTGGTTATGCTGATTAAACAAAACGTGGATGCGCGTTTAGCCGAATGGGGCTATAAAATCATAGACTTGCGCTATCACAATCTGCGGTTTGATGAAGCGGTAATGAAATCAATGGCTCGCGTGGTGGCGGCGGTTAATGAACGTGAAGCCGCTGAACATGAAGGGCAAGCTTTATTAATTCGCAAAACCAAAGATGCCGAAGCGAATGGCGCATTTATTCATATAAACGCCGAAGCCGAACGTGTCGCATGGAAATTACGCGGGCAAGGTATGGCAGAATTTCGGCGTGAAGTCGCCAAAGGTGTGCATGATGCGGTGGATGAATTACAGCAATCCGGTTTAGACCCGAATTATTTACTGTTCTTTATGTATACCGAATCGTTGAAACACATTGCAGAACATTCCAAAGCGGGACACACTATTTTCCTGAATAATCATCCGTCTATGCCACAAGATATTTTGGCGCAGATGAGTACTTTTTATAAGCCCGCCGAACTGCTTACCCCCACATCTGCAACGGTTACAGCACAGGCTGATAATTTAGTCACTGAACCAAGCTAA
- a CDS encoding tetratricopeptide repeat protein, translating into MKTIRYITLCVCAVATLLEPLAYAQPPTHSDVRYFTYTYAIPAKPRDANAQANLGFMYETGTGIKQNYQEAAKWYKQAAAQGNAYAQNNLGALYENGLGVKRDYKMAFKLYKQSAERGLAIGQTNTGIMYGRGRGVQSSGVEAVKWLRKGANQDNALAQYALGLCYKLGYGVKHDHKLANYWYGKAAAQGLVAAQKELKQVR; encoded by the coding sequence ATGAAAACTATTCGTTATATCACTTTATGTGTTTGTGCAGTTGCCACCCTATTAGAGCCGCTTGCTTATGCTCAACCCCCCACGCATTCAGACGTTCGATACTTCACTTATACCTATGCCATTCCAGCCAAGCCGCGTGATGCAAATGCACAAGCTAATTTAGGCTTCATGTATGAAACAGGCACGGGTATTAAACAAAATTATCAAGAAGCCGCTAAGTGGTATAAACAAGCGGCAGCACAGGGCAATGCTTATGCGCAAAATAATTTAGGCGCTTTATATGAAAATGGCTTAGGTGTTAAACGCGACTATAAAATGGCGTTCAAACTCTATAAGCAATCTGCCGAACGCGGTTTAGCTATCGGTCAAACCAATACGGGCATTATGTACGGCAGAGGTAGAGGCGTGCAAAGTAGTGGCGTTGAAGCGGTTAAATGGTTACGCAAAGGCGCAAATCAGGATAATGCTTTAGCTCAATACGCACTTGGTCTTTGTTACAAGTTGGGTTACGGCGTAAAGCATGATCATAAATTAGCCAACTATTGGTATGGCAAAGCAGCGGCTCAAGGTTTGGTCGCAGCCCAAAAAGAATTAAAACAAGTACGCTAA
- the uvrB gene encoding excinuclease ABC subunit UvrB: MTQANRFQLQTQYQPAGDQPSAIQSLVDGLNNGLLHQTLLGVTGSGKTFTMANIIQQTQRPAIILAHNKTLAAQLYGEMKDFFPNNAVEYFVSYYDYYQPEAYVPSKDVYIEKDASINDHIEQMRLSATRNLMERNDVILVATVSSIYGLGDPNSYMKMILHLVRGDKIDQRDMLRRLAELQYTRNDLDLQRGTFRVRGEIIDIHPADSDKEAIRVELFDNEIENLSFFDPLSGEVLRRVPRLTIYPKTHYVTPREVLVEAVEHIKVELKARLAQLREQNKLVEAQRLEQRTLYDIEMIMETGYCSGIENYSSYLSKRPAGAPPPCLFDYLPKNAIVFVDESHVTIPQFGGMYRGDRSRKETLVEYGFRLPSALDNRPLMFEEFENLIPQAVHVSATPGKYEGEHADNVAEQVVRPTGLVDPEVEVRPVLSQVDDVMSEVNERVKCNERVLITTLTKRMAEDLTDYLMEHDIKVRYLHSDIDTVERVEIIRDLRKGEFDVLVGINLLREGLDIPEVSLVAILDADKEGFLRSERSLIQTIGRAARNANGKAILYGDKITDSMRKAIDETERRRAKQMAHNTEHGIIPTTIQKRIADVMEGAYANVARGKGKTRGEKQVAEQAAQYNTLTPEQALKQLKKLEDKMFQHARNLEFEQAAAVRDQIGQIRARVFGLD; the protein is encoded by the coding sequence ATGACCCAAGCGAATCGCTTTCAATTACAAACCCAATACCAACCGGCTGGCGATCAACCCTCGGCTATTCAATCGCTGGTGGATGGCTTAAATAATGGCCTTTTGCATCAGACCTTGTTAGGCGTAACGGGTTCAGGCAAAACCTTCACAATGGCGAATATTATTCAGCAAACCCAACGCCCGGCGATTATTTTGGCACATAATAAAACGCTAGCGGCGCAGCTTTACGGCGAAATGAAAGACTTTTTCCCGAATAATGCCGTGGAATATTTCGTTTCCTATTATGACTATTATCAGCCAGAAGCTTACGTTCCGTCCAAAGACGTGTATATCGAAAAAGATGCGTCGATTAATGACCACATCGAGCAAATGCGTTTATCTGCCACCCGCAACCTGATGGAACGCAATGACGTAATTTTAGTGGCAACGGTTTCATCGATTTACGGTTTGGGCGATCCCAATTCGTATATGAAGATGATTTTGCATTTGGTGCGTGGTGATAAAATTGATCAGCGTGATATGTTGCGGCGGCTAGCAGAATTGCAATACACCCGCAACGATCTGGATTTACAACGCGGTACATTCCGCGTGCGCGGTGAAATTATTGATATTCACCCTGCCGATTCAGATAAAGAAGCCATTCGGGTAGAACTGTTTGATAATGAAATCGAAAATTTAAGCTTTTTCGATCCCTTAAGTGGCGAAGTATTACGCCGAGTCCCCCGTTTAACTATTTATCCCAAAACTCACTATGTCACGCCGCGTGAAGTCTTAGTCGAAGCCGTCGAGCATATTAAAGTTGAATTAAAAGCACGTTTAGCGCAGTTACGCGAACAAAATAAATTAGTTGAGGCGCAACGCCTTGAACAGCGTACCTTGTATGACATTGAAATGATTATGGAAACTGGCTATTGCTCAGGCATTGAAAACTACTCAAGCTATTTATCCAAACGCCCCGCCGGTGCGCCACCGCCCTGTTTATTCGATTACTTGCCTAAAAATGCGATTGTCTTCGTGGATGAATCACATGTCACCATTCCACAATTTGGCGGTATGTATCGCGGCGACCGTTCACGTAAAGAGACCTTAGTCGAATATGGCTTTCGCTTGCCTTCCGCGTTGGACAATCGCCCGCTCATGTTTGAAGAATTTGAAAACCTAATTCCACAAGCGGTGCATGTGTCTGCCACCCCCGGTAAATATGAAGGTGAACATGCAGATAATGTGGCAGAACAGGTGGTACGCCCCACAGGTTTAGTCGACCCCGAAGTAGAAGTACGCCCGGTATTATCGCAAGTTGATGATGTCATGTCGGAAGTCAACGAGCGAGTCAAATGCAATGAACGCGTGTTGATTACCACCCTGACCAAACGGATGGCGGAAGACCTCACCGATTACCTGATGGAACACGATATTAAAGTGCGCTATTTGCACTCGGATATTGATACGGTAGAGCGCGTCGAAATCATTCGGGATTTGCGTAAAGGCGAATTCGATGTGTTAGTGGGTATTAACTTGCTGCGTGAAGGCTTGGATATTCCCGAAGTCTCATTAGTCGCTATTTTAGACGCGGATAAAGAAGGCTTCTTACGCTCCGAACGCTCGCTAATTCAAACCATTGGGCGCGCAGCACGTAATGCGAACGGTAAAGCCATTTTATACGGCGACAAAATCACCGATTCCATGCGTAAAGCCATTGATGAAACCGAACGCCGCCGTGCTAAGCAAATGGCACATAACACCGAGCATGGCATTATCCCCACAACCATTCAAAAACGCATTGCGGATGTAATGGAAGGCGCGTATGCCAATGTGGCACGCGGTAAAGGTAAAACGCGGGGTGAAAAACAGGTTGCCGAACAAGCAGCACAATACAATACCTTAACCCCTGAGCAGGCGCTGAAACAGCTTAAAAAACTGGAAGATAAAATGTTCCAACACGCCCGTAATTTAGAATTTGAACAAGCGGCGGCGGTACGCGACCAAATTGGGCAAATCCGCGCAAGGGTGTTTGGATTGGACTAG
- a CDS encoding DUF333 domain-containing protein has translation MQWQQKFLSTLLGLGLMGIVSSEAIANPASAYCLKQGGRLLTIKTPYGEAGYCLLLNKQVCEEWAFLNHKCPKPRAHFPQSAAVNAKTVTKSSPAIRKRSTKALKPVPFKSVTLADGYRTLPVTDVHVMRMANLAAQQLSHKQATVQTIVWAQRKKGSGQNYRMLITLTDGKQYSALVYQAPGKHPPLLREAKLLKPLH, from the coding sequence ATGCAATGGCAACAAAAGTTTCTAAGCACATTATTAGGCTTAGGGTTAATGGGGATAGTCAGCAGCGAAGCCATTGCGAATCCAGCTTCAGCATATTGCTTAAAACAGGGAGGGCGGTTACTAACCATTAAAACACCTTATGGTGAAGCCGGTTATTGCCTATTGTTGAATAAGCAAGTTTGTGAAGAATGGGCTTTTTTGAACCATAAATGCCCGAAACCTCGCGCTCATTTCCCGCAATCTGCCGCTGTTAACGCTAAAACTGTTACTAAATCCAGCCCTGCAATCCGCAAAAGGTCTACTAAAGCGCTTAAACCTGTACCTTTTAAATCCGTAACCTTAGCCGATGGTTACCGCACGCTACCGGTGACGGATGTGCATGTGATGCGTATGGCGAACCTAGCCGCGCAACAACTCAGTCATAAACAAGCCACTGTGCAAACAATTGTATGGGCACAGCGTAAAAAGGGTTCAGGGCAAAATTATCGTATGCTCATTACCTTAACGGATGGTAAGCAATACAGTGCGTTAGTCTATCAAGCACCGGGTAAACATCCGCCGTTATTAAGGGAGGCAAAGTTGCTTAAACCGTTACATTAA
- a CDS encoding peroxiredoxin C — protein MTVLVGKQAPDFTAAAVLGNGEIVDNYNFADASQGKYRVLFFYPLDFTFVCPSELISMDHRLAEFTKRNVEVVGVSIDSQFTHNAWRNTPVDKGGIGQVGYTLVADVKHDICRAYGIELEGAGVALRATFLIDRDGVVRHQVVNDLPLGRSHDELLRVVDALQFHEEHGDVCPAGWQKGDAGMTATPDGVAQYLAGHADKL, from the coding sequence ATGACTGTTTTAGTAGGTAAGCAAGCCCCTGACTTTACGGCGGCGGCTGTATTGGGCAATGGCGAGATCGTTGATAACTATAACTTTGCGGATGCAAGCCAAGGCAAATACCGCGTATTATTTTTCTATCCGCTCGATTTTACTTTCGTTTGCCCAAGCGAATTGATTTCAATGGATCATCGCTTAGCAGAATTTACTAAGCGTAATGTGGAAGTGGTGGGCGTTTCTATCGACTCTCAATTTACACATAACGCATGGCGTAATACCCCAGTTGATAAAGGCGGTATCGGTCAAGTGGGTTATACCTTAGTTGCCGATGTGAAACACGACATCTGTCGCGCTTACGGTATTGAGTTAGAAGGGGCTGGCGTGGCATTACGTGCAACTTTCTTAATTGACCGTGACGGTGTTGTGCGTCATCAAGTGGTGAATGATCTGCCATTAGGTCGCAGCCATGACGAATTATTGCGGGTAGTGGATGCATTACAATTCCACGAAGAACACGGCGATGTATGCCCAGCCGGTTGGCAAAAAGGCGACGCAGGTATGACCGCGACCCCAGACGGCGTAGCACAATATTTAGCGGGTCATGCCGATAAACTCTAA
- the pyrH gene encoding UMP kinase, which yields MSTVTASHPRYKRILLKLSGEALLGKQDSGIDPEILYRVAGEALALTQSGVQVAIVIGGGNLFRGAGLAEKGMDRVRGDQMGMLATVMNALAMQDALEKLGGDSCVMTALGIDQVGERYAAHTARCYLEAGKIVFCAAGTGNPFFTTDTAASLRAVELECDLLLKATKVDGIYDADPKKNPHAKRFDRLSFDEAIQRQLGVMDLTAMVMCRDNKLPLGVFDMFAPGALAAMVRGETVGTLVEV from the coding sequence ATGTCAACCGTAACCGCCTCCCATCCCCGCTATAAACGCATTTTGTTGAAATTGAGTGGTGAAGCCTTATTAGGTAAGCAGGATTCGGGGATTGATCCTGAAATTTTGTATCGGGTGGCAGGTGAGGCATTGGCATTAACGCAATCGGGCGTACAAGTGGCGATTGTGATCGGCGGCGGCAATTTGTTTCGTGGCGCAGGTTTAGCCGAAAAAGGCATGGACCGAGTACGCGGCGATCAAATGGGCATGTTGGCGACGGTGATGAATGCCTTGGCTATGCAAGATGCGCTCGAAAAATTAGGCGGTGATAGCTGTGTTATGACCGCATTAGGCATTGATCAGGTCGGCGAACGTTACGCAGCTCACACCGCGCGGTGTTATCTGGAAGCGGGTAAAATCGTCTTTTGTGCAGCCGGTACGGGTAATCCTTTTTTTACTACCGATACAGCGGCTAGCTTGCGTGCTGTGGAATTAGAATGTGATTTGCTCTTAAAAGCTACCAAAGTGGATGGCATTTATGACGCTGATCCGAAAAAAAATCCTCATGCAAAACGCTTTGATCGGTTATCCTTTGATGAAGCAATTCAACGTCAATTAGGCGTGATGGATTTAACGGCAATGGTCATGTGCCGTGATAATAAACTTCCCTTGGGTGTATTTGATATGTTCGCACCGGGGGCGCTTGCCGCAATGGTACGCGGTGAGACAGTTGGAACATTGGTTGAGGTTTAA